A region of Betta splendens chromosome 13, fBetSpl5.4, whole genome shotgun sequence DNA encodes the following proteins:
- the npat gene encoding protein NPAT: MLLPSDVARLVLGYLQEEGLLATSQAFIHESPNLKEYAEHTTGDGTIPACVFSVFGKGLTTILNEYVAAKTKDSCHEVPAMLASLWKKLDFTLNQIKSMQNSPAISANQRTRSRVGVANMARQRVLAVASAAGVVCSSVSETASIISPTHTSTSTFSHSTPVNYTALHTRPAIGSGTQQQIHDGNRLLSTPKESPIQVIVSENRLLQGPMSPGRRKWEPPRKRSGGPSGPTASGKPASTVSSLSAEPQPEETVDENFPQLVIQNARDKILGDRSLQEKLAENINKILANDPTPQTSKAPSSTVEADQSIDEILGLQGEIHMSDDAIHDILEQTESDPAFQALFDLFDYNKTRFTDGEPGDGEVDTTLEETDTAGPPTAVRPLQTDNPGITNNHAAASETTQVTAKIRSGQDRKTRKSTAPLIKKIVLAPSNRSSRIENCSAKLLVTHGEHSGASSGEGDSNRKEKPSVFNNSATPMEIDEPLNGPPPSTNCIFTQESGRKTQTSTSAALSELTTAPSSRDSSAFAVPLVPSVSDINKTLEYEQAQGSKGQPTTAPSSALSSLPAFSSPLDADLSNTEPTSGLPHTASNSGDSQLLSVASVTSVSQSSTSPSTKATVTAPSASPPALIAGPLPSTSGSPTSASTSAVLTTTPALASLSSNVPVSAEPGPSTTISTTTSKAAADSSNVVSLKIIISENQDENSSTDTALNQAISSISGDKIPTIYLSSPVKSPVCPGTPKINLDEVAQAVSGLQNSEARASPLGTRAGALVASPLAGTSQAHQSYIIQLPPANPVLQGAAANYFLVAEPPTTDSPARQLVLPAGVAKANPLPINQFGVTTPACSQSYPTGSPLILPSPVKPLMLPVSVMGQNTLGNVQIMSNQLVALQNPVPTQPKEAVKPKPPTVAVKPPTTDGPERGVPSKVIQPVSTENAGLKDAVKGFGHRRILNFDSSSEGRPQTSKPTTNSTSSAANKTISQSVKQTLKDKTPPSHRIRPTILGGNKPKRRIETVRCSTVTQAKESLLKEAEMSLCLQQKDPVKKNLRKQDHKTSNKDSLSVNTSNAEASQPEKQTVSVSGGQSKRIDRHNFDKVDKSKLKDSNSSKSLSSDSALKSGSRKEKEESGRQDSTENAPAQSREGRTEKRASSQETPNVTANKENEMKGKMQEQQQQSPLSSAPAVTHPTANALFTAAKAPSKTSSLAKQAAEMLQDIQGIKSPSTAGASSADPSVSWTAGTSHNQEDSAECQRTPSRQRKGKDGEGTPKHVMLPTTPDVPTCSPASEAGSENSINMAAHTLMILSRAAIARTGTPLKDSLRQEEVGEKATTSTKMSKKRKQPTPTSSPPLKKELKRSPNKSRERKKLVDCFPQDLDVDKFLSSLHYDE, translated from the exons ATGCTGCTGCCATCCGACGTCGCTCGGCTCGTTTTGG GGTATCTCCAAGAAGAGGGACTGCTCGCTACAAGCCAGGCTTTCATTCATGAGAGCCCGAACCTGAAGGAGTACGCGGAGCACACCACAGGGGATGGGACAAtacctgcgtgtgtgttc TCAGTCTTTGGGAAAGGCCTGACGACCATCTTAAACGAGTACGTGGCTGCCAAAACTAAAG ACTCTTGTCATGAGGTGCCTGCTATGTTGGCGTCCTTGTGGAAAAAGCTGGATTTCACACTCAACCAGATAAA GTCAATGCAGAATTCACCAGCTATATCAGCAAATCAAAGAA CACGTTCACGTGTTGGCGTGGCAAACATGGCCCGACAGCGGGTCCTGGctgtggcttcagctgctggtgTTGTCTGCTCCTCAGTGTCTGAAACCGCCTCCATCATCAGCCCTACGCACACGTCCACCAGCACGTTCAGTCATTCTACCCCCGTAAACTACACTGCTCTGCACACCAGACCAGCTATTGGGAGTGGAACACAGCAGCAAATTCACGATGGCAACCGACTGTTAAGCACGCCCA AGGAATCACCCATACAGGTAATTGTCTCAGAGAATCGATTACTTCAAGGACCAATGTCTCCTGGACGCCGGAAATG GGAACCCCCCAGAAAGAGAAGCGGTGGCCCAAGTGGTCCTACTGCCTCTGGCAAGCCTGCCTCAACTGTCTCTAGCCTCAGTGCTGAACCTCAACCTGAAGAGACTGTTGACGAGAACTTCCCT CAACTTGTGATACAAAATGCACGTGATAAAATTTTGGGGGACAGATCTTTACAAGAGAAGCTTGCTGAAAACATCAACAAAATACTTGCCAA TGACCCAACGCCCCAAACATCTAAAGCACCTTCAAGTACAGTGGAGGCTGACCAGTCTATAGATGAAATTCTTGGATTACAG GGAGAAATCCACATGAGTGATGATGCTATCCATGATATTTTGGAGCAAACAGAGTCTGATCCAGCCTTCCAAGCCCTGTTTGACCTCTTTgattaca ATAAAACCAGGTTCACTGATGGAGAACCGGGTGATGGAGAggttgacaccactctagaagagACTGACACTGCTGGACCTCCAACTGCAGTCAGACCCCTTCAGACAGATAATCCAG gCATTACAAACAaccatgctgctgcttcagaaaCAACACAAGTGACAGCAAAAATAAGATCTGGACAAGACCGGAAAACCAGGAAGTCTACTGCTCCCTTAATAAAAAAGATAGTTCTTGCCCCCAGCAACAGATCGTCCCGGATAGAGAACTGTTCTGCCAAGTTGTTAGTGACTCATGGTGAACACAGCGGTGCATCGTCTGGTGAAGGGGATtccaacagaaaagaaaaacccTCTGTGTTTAATAATAGTGCCACACCGATGGAGATTGATGAACCACTGAATGGACCTCCTCCCTCCACAAACTGTATATTTACTCAGGAGTCTGGCAGAAAGAcccaaacctccacctctgctgccCTCAGTGAGTTAACCACAGCTCCTTCTTCACGGGACTCctctgcatttgctgtgccATTAGTGCCATCTGTGTCTGATATTAACAAAACACTGGAGTATGAACAAGCACAAGGATCTAAAGGTCAACCAACTACAGCGCCCTCTTCAGCTCTGAGTAGTCTGCCTGCTTTTTCATCTCCTTTAGATGCTGACCTGAGCAACACTGAGCCAACCTCTGGTCTACCTCATACAGCTTCAAACAGTGGAGATTCTCAGCTACTGTCTGTGGCGTCAGTAACAAGTGTATCTCAGTCCTCCACATCTCCTTCCACCAAGGCCACAGTTACGGCTCCGTCTGCCTCACCCCCTGCTTTAATTGCTGGGCCACTCCCCTCAACGTCTGGCTCACCCACATCTGCTTCTACTTCTGCAGTGCTTACAACTACACCTGCTTTGGCTTCGTTATCCTCCAATGTCCCAGTTTCAGCAGAGCCTGGTCCTTCCACCACCATCTCCACAACCACAAGCAAGGCTGCAGCCGATTCTAGTAATGTTGTTTCTTTGAAGATTATCATCAGTGAAAACCAGGATGAGAATTCCTCCACTGATACGGCCCTAAATCAGGCCATTTCCAGCATTTCTGGAGACAAGATACCTACCATCTACCTATCCTCTCCAGTTAAGTCCCCAGTATGCCCTGGCACTCCAAAGATCAACTTGGATGAGGTGGCACAAGCAGTTAGTGGTTTACAGAACTCTGAGGCACGTGCTAGTCCTCTCGGTACTAGGGCTGGGGCATTGGTTGCATCTCCATTAGCCGGAACATCTCAGGCCCATCAAAGTTATATAATTCAGCTACCACCAGCTAATCCTGTTCTTCAGGGAGCCGCTGCCAACTATTTCCTTGTAGCTGAACCCCCTACTACAGATTCTCCAGCCAGGCAGCTGGTACTTCCTGCTGGTGTTGCCAAAGCAAACCCGTTGCCCATCAACCAGTTTGGAGTGACCACGCCAGCTTGTTCTCAAAGCTACCCCACTG GGTCACCACTGATCTTACCATCACCTGTTAAACCTTTgatgcttcctgtttctgttatGGGCCAGAATACTCTGGGGAATGTCCAGATCATGTCCAATCAG CTTGTTGCTTTACAAAACCCAGTACCTACACAGCCAAAGGAAGCTGTCAAGCCCAAACCTCCCACAGTGGCTGTCAAACCACCCACAACTGATG GCCCTGAGCGAGGTGTACCCAGTAAAGTGATTCAACCTGTGTCCACTGAAAATGCAGGCCTTAAGGATGCAGTAAAGGGTTTCGGTCACAGACGAATTTTAAACTTTGACTCTTCATCTGAAGGTCGTCCTCAAACTTCTAAaccaacaacaaacagcacttCCTCTGCTGCAAATAAAACGATATCACAATCTGTTAAGCAGACTCTGAAAGATAAAACGCCACCCAGTCATCGGATTAGGCCAACTATCTTGGGTGGCAACAAACCGAAGAGAAGAATAGAGACCGTCAGATGCTCAACAGTCACCCAGGCCAAAGAAAGCTTAttgaaggaggcagagatgtcTCTGTGTCTGCAACAAAAAGATCCTGTCAAAAAGAACTTGCGGAAACAAGATCACAAGACTAGTAACAAAGACTCTCTCAGTGTAAATACAAGCAATGCTGAAGCCTCACAGCCTGAGAAACAAACGGTGTCAGTATCAGGAGGACAGTCAAAACGTATTGACAGACACAATTTTGACAAGGTGGATAAATCAAAACTAAAGGATTCAAATAGTTCTAAATCATTGTCCTCTGATTCTGCGCTGAAATCAGGAAGTagaaaggaaaaagaggagagtgGCAGGCAAGATTCCACAGAAAATGCTCCAGCTCAATCACGTGAGGGACGTACAGAAAAAAGGGCTTCATCGCAGGAGACCCCAAATGTGACCGCTAAcaaggaaaatgaaatgaagggTAAAATGcaggagcagcaacagcagtcACCTTTGTCATCGGCTCCAGCCGTCACCCACCCTACAGCTAATGCCTTGTTCACTGCTGCAAAAGCGCCCTCAAAGACCAGCTCTCTGGCCAAACAGGCCgctgagatgctgcaggacATCCAAGGAATCAAATCGCCTTCCACCGCAGGAGCAAGCAGTGCCGATCCCAGTGTTTCGTGGACAGCTGGGACTAGCCATAACCAGGAGGACTCAGCAGAATGTCAAAGGACCCCTTCTCGACAAAGGAAGGGTAAAGACGGAGAAGGGACTCCAAAGCATGTAATGCTTCCAACAACCCCCGATGTCCCCACCTGCAGCCCTGCTAGCGAAGCTGGCAGTGAAAACAGCATTAATATGGCTGCTCACACACTCATGATTCTTTCCCGCGCTGCCATTGCAAGGACAGGCACTCCACTGAAAGACAGTTTGCGTCAAGAGGAAGTAGGAGAGAAGGCGACCACGAGCACCAAGATGTCTAAGAAACGCAAACAGCCAACTCCCACCTCCAGTCCGCCATTAAAAAAGGAGCTAAAGCGATCACCCAACAAAAGCCGG GAAAGGAAGAAACTTGTGGATTGCTTTCCTCAAGACTTGGATGTGGATAAGTTCCTGTCATCACTTCACTATGATGAGTGA
- the vmp1 gene encoding vacuole membrane protein 1 codes for MAANGTSCEQPQKRTAAKDKQNGRPTDASVRERRQKDKEERLSLVLWRRPVITLHYFLSETFIKLKEWTFKLWQRRVIVFLLLVLCSIFSFAYYSEGTHQKYVQYLEKKFLWCAYWVGLGILSSVGLGTGLHTFLLYLGPHIASVTLAAYECGSTDFPEPPYPDQIVCPQDEMEGNISLFTIMSKVRLEAFMWGAGTAIGELPPYFMARAARQSGADPDDEDYEEFEEMLEQAEGAQDFVTRAKLGVQHMVQKVGFFGILACASIPNPLFDLAGITCGHFLVPFWTFFGATLIGKAIIKMHIQKLFVIITFSKHIVEQMVSLIGSVPKVGPALQKPFSQYLEAQRNKLHHAGGSAPADENWLSWVFEKVVLVMVCYFVISIVNSMAQSYAKRLQQQRHSEEKTK; via the exons ATGGCAGCGAATGGAACGAGCTGTGAACAGCCCCAGAAACGCACAGCAgctaaagacaaacaaaacgGAAGGCCTACAG ATGCATCAGTAAGAGAAAGAAGACAGAAGGATAAAGAAGAGCGTTTGTCTCTTGTTCTATGGAGGAGGCCTGTCATCACACTGCATTACTTCCTCTCGGAGACCTTCATCAAGCTAAAGGAATGGACCTTTAA GCTTTGGCAACGCCGGGTCATAGTGTTCTTACTTTTGGTGTTATGTTCCATCTTCTCCTTTGCGTACTACAGCGAGGGAACACATCAAAAA TATGTTCAGTACCTGGAGAAGAAGTTCCTATGGTGTGCCTACTGGGTAGGTCTTGGCATCCTGTCCTCCGTAGGCCTTGGAACTGGACTGCACACCTTTCTTCTCTATCTG GGTCCTCATATAGCATCAGTAACCCTGGCAGCATATGAGTGTGGCTCCACAGACTTCCCAGAGCCCCCATACCCAGACCAGATTGTCTGTCCGCAGGATGAAATGGAGGGcaacatctccctgtttacaaTCATGTCAAAGGTCCGACTGGAGGCCTTCATGTGG ggtGCAGGTACCGCTATCGGAGAACTGCCTCCGTACTTCATGGCCAGAGCGGCCCGTCAGTCGGGAGCTGATCCAGATGATGAAGACTATGAGGAGTTCGAGGAGATGCTGGAGCAGGCTGAGGGTGCTCAG GACTTTGTCACAAGAGCAAAACTGGGAGTCCAGCATATGGTGCAAAAAGTAGGATTCTTTGGGATCTTGGCTTGTGCTTCG ATTCCTAACCCTCTCTTTGACCTGGCGGGAATAACCTGTGGGCATTTCCTGGTTCCCTTCTGGACCTTCTTTGGAGCCACTCTCATTGGGAAAGCCATCATCAAGATGCATATACAG AAACTGTTTGTTATCATCACCTTCAGCAAGCACATAGTGGAGCAGATGGTGTCCCTGATTGG CTCGGTGCCCAAAGTAGGACCTGCACTGCAGAAGCCCTTCAGTCAGTACCTGGAAGCACAACGGAACAAGCtgcaccacgctggaggaagtGCACCGGCG GATGAGAACTGGTTGTCATGGGTGTTTGAGAAGGTGGTGCTGGTCATGGTCTGCTACTTTGTCATCTCCATTGTCAACTCCATGGCTCAGAGTTACGccaagaggctgcagcagcagaggcactCGGAGGAAAAGACCAAGTGA